One segment of Pelecanus crispus isolate bPelCri1 chromosome 2, bPelCri1.pri, whole genome shotgun sequence DNA contains the following:
- the EN2 gene encoding homeobox protein engrailed-2, whose amino-acid sequence MEEGGRSPREEAAEPQESGGDAEPGGGGGGGGRRGLLLPPGDPPHPHPHPHRITNFFIDNILRPEFGRRKEAGGPGGEPRRPGAESRRSPAAAPAPGAPLPGGGAGSPGRGEGGPAGLALHGAAKKGGDPAALEAALKARGLSGGDLSVSSDSDSSQASSNAGNQPMLWPAWVYCTRYSDRPSSGPRSRKPKKKNPNKEDKRPRTAFTAEQLQRLKAEFQTNRYLTEQRRQSLAQELGLNESQIKIWFQNKRAKIKKATGSKNSLAVHLMAQGLYNHSTTAKDGKSDSE is encoded by the exons ATGGAGGAGGGCGGCCGGAGCCCCCGGGAGGAGGCGGCCGAGCCGCAGGAGTCCGGCGGCGACGcggagcccggcggcggcggcggcggcggcgggcggcgggggctgctgcttccccccggcgaccccccgcacccccacccGCACCCGCACCGCATCACCAACTTCTTCATCGACAACATCCTGCGGCCCGAGTTCGGGCGGAGGAAGgaggcgggcggccccggcggcgagCCCCGGCGGCCCGGCGCGGAgagccgccgcagccccgccgcggcgccggcccccggggctccgctccccggcggcggggcgggctcgccgggccggggggagggcggccccgccgggctggCCCTGCACGGCGCCGCCAAGAAGGGGGGGGACCCCGCGGCGCTGGAGGCGGCCCTGAAAGCGCGGGGGCTGAGCGGCGGCGACCTGTCGGTGAGCTCGGACTCGGATAGCTCCCAGGCCAGCTCCAACGCCGGCAACCAGCCCATGCTCTGGCCCGCCTGGGTCTACTGCACGCGGTACTCGGACCGGCCCTCCTCAG GTCCCCGCTCCCGCAAACCAAAGAAGAAGAACCCCAACAAGGAGGACAAGCGGCCGCGCACCGCCTTCACCGCCGAGCAGCTGCAGAGACTCAAGGCCGAGTTCCAGACGAACCGGTACCTGACGGAGCAGCGGCGGCAAAGCCTGGCCCAGGAGCTCGGGCTGAACGAGTCCCAGATCAAAATCTGGTTCCAGAACAAACGAGCCAAGATCAAGAAGGCGACGGGCAGCAAGAACTCCCTGGCAGTGCACCTCATGGCCCAGGGGCTCTACAACCACTCCACCACGGCGAAAGACGGCAAGTCGGACAGTGAATAG